A genome region from Mycobacterium florentinum includes the following:
- a CDS encoding heparin-binding hemagglutinin, whose product MAENTNIEELRAPLLAALGAADLALATVNELISNLRDRAEDTRTDTKSRVEESRARIAKLQEDLPEQFTELRERFTPEELRKAAEGYLDAATNRYNELVERGEAALQRLRSQRPFEETTARAEGYVDQAVELTQEALGTVATQTRAVGERAAKLVGIELPKKVESAGKAPAKKAPAKKAPAKKAPAKKAPAKKSAAKKVTQK is encoded by the coding sequence ATGGCTGAAAACACCAACATCGAAGAATTGCGGGCGCCGCTGCTGGCGGCCCTGGGCGCTGCGGACCTGGCCCTGGCCACCGTGAACGAGCTCATCAGCAACCTGCGTGACCGCGCCGAGGACACCCGCACCGACACCAAGAGCCGGGTCGAGGAGAGCCGCGCTCGCATCGCCAAGCTGCAGGAGGACCTGCCCGAGCAGTTCACCGAGCTGCGCGAGCGTTTTACCCCCGAGGAGCTGCGCAAGGCTGCCGAGGGCTACCTGGACGCGGCGACCAACCGCTACAACGAGCTGGTCGAGCGGGGCGAGGCCGCCCTGCAGCGGCTGCGCAGCCAGCGGCCGTTCGAGGAGACCACGGCGCGTGCCGAGGGTTACGTCGACCAGGCTGTCGAGCTGACGCAGGAAGCGCTGGGCACCGTCGCCACCCAGACCCGCGCGGTCGGCGAGCGTGCGGCCAAGCTGGTCGGCATCGAGTTGCCCAAGAAGGTCGAGTCGGCCGGTAAGGCTCCGGCCAAGAAGGCTCCGGCCAAGAAGGCTCCCGCGAAGAAGGCCCCGGCCAAGAAGGCTCCGGCCAAGAAGTCGGCGGCCAAGAAGGTCACCCAGAAGTAG
- a CDS encoding helix-turn-helix domain-containing protein — MPPEETLSAKVSTAASDIGSFIRSQRELAQVSVRQLAELAGVSNPYLSQVERGLRKPSADVLSQIAKALRVSAEVLYVRAGILEPSDKSQVRDAIITDTAITERQKQILLEIYASFAQQNESIHEESSTEPDNHE; from the coding sequence ATGCCACCGGAGGAGACTCTCTCCGCCAAGGTGTCTACCGCGGCTTCCGACATCGGCAGCTTCATCAGAAGCCAGCGCGAACTCGCGCAGGTTTCGGTGCGCCAACTCGCGGAGCTGGCCGGTGTCAGCAATCCCTATCTGAGCCAGGTTGAGCGCGGACTGCGCAAACCTTCTGCCGACGTGCTCAGTCAGATCGCCAAAGCGCTGCGGGTTTCCGCCGAGGTCCTTTACGTGCGGGCCGGGATTCTCGAGCCGAGCGATAAGAGCCAAGTGCGTGACGCGATCATCACCGACACGGCGATCACCGAGCGTCAGAAGCAGATTCTGCTCGAGATCTACGCCTCATTTGCCCAGCAAAACGAATCGATCCATGAGGAGAGTTCGACCGAACCCGACAACCACGAGTGA
- a CDS encoding DUF445 domain-containing protein — protein MVAHRAEASGSAGSRQEPSAPTAAADRTRTSFAESFAGADPEADAQRRVGLRRMKLVALSFLVGATVVFLACRWAQAHGSVGAWVGYVGAAAEAGMVGALADWFAVTALFKHPLGIPIPHTAIIKRKKDQLGEGLGTFVRENFLSAEVVETKLRDAQVPGRLGKWLSERSHAERVAGEAATVLRVLVELLRDEDVQQVIDRMIVRRIAEPQWGPPVGRVLATLLAENRQEALIQLLADRAFQWSLNAGEIIQRVVERDSPTWSPRFIDHLVGDRIHRELMDFTDKVRRNPDHELRRSATRFLFEFADDLQHDPDTIARADAIKEQLMARDEISNAAATAWTTLKRLVLEGVDDPSSTLRTRIADTVVRIGESLRDDAELRDKVDSWIVRAAQHLVSQYGVEITAIITDTIERWDAEEASRRIELHVGRDLQFIRINGTVVGSLAGLVIYTIAQLFF, from the coding sequence GTGGTGGCACATAGAGCCGAGGCATCGGGTTCGGCCGGTTCGCGGCAGGAGCCGAGTGCGCCGACGGCCGCGGCGGACCGGACTCGTACGTCCTTCGCGGAATCATTCGCCGGCGCCGATCCCGAGGCGGACGCGCAGCGGCGGGTGGGGCTTCGCCGGATGAAGTTGGTGGCGCTGAGCTTCTTGGTCGGCGCCACCGTGGTGTTCCTGGCGTGCCGATGGGCGCAGGCACACGGCAGCGTGGGCGCCTGGGTCGGCTACGTCGGCGCGGCCGCCGAGGCGGGCATGGTGGGTGCCCTGGCGGACTGGTTTGCGGTAACGGCGTTGTTCAAGCATCCGCTGGGCATACCGATCCCGCACACCGCGATCATCAAGCGGAAGAAGGACCAGCTCGGCGAGGGCCTGGGCACCTTCGTCCGGGAGAACTTCTTGTCGGCGGAAGTGGTCGAGACCAAGCTGCGCGACGCCCAGGTGCCGGGGCGGCTCGGCAAATGGCTCTCGGAGCGGTCGCACGCCGAGCGGGTGGCCGGCGAGGCCGCAACGGTGCTGCGCGTCCTCGTCGAGCTGCTGCGCGACGAGGACGTCCAGCAGGTGATCGACCGGATGATCGTACGGCGCATCGCCGAACCCCAGTGGGGGCCACCGGTCGGCCGGGTGCTGGCCACGCTGCTCGCCGAGAACCGGCAGGAAGCCCTGATCCAGTTGCTCGCCGACCGGGCCTTTCAGTGGTCGCTGAACGCGGGCGAGATCATCCAGCGCGTGGTCGAGCGTGATTCTCCGACCTGGTCACCGCGATTCATCGACCATCTCGTCGGAGACCGCATCCACCGCGAGCTGATGGACTTCACCGACAAGGTGCGCCGCAACCCGGACCACGAGTTGCGGCGTTCGGCGACCCGGTTCCTGTTCGAATTCGCCGACGATCTGCAACATGACCCGGACACCATCGCGCGCGCCGACGCGATCAAAGAGCAGCTGATGGCGCGTGACGAGATCTCCAATGCCGCCGCGACGGCGTGGACAACACTGAAGCGGCTGGTGCTCGAGGGCGTCGACGATCCCTCCAGTACGTTGCGCACCCGCATCGCGGACACCGTCGTCCGCATCGGGGAGTCCTTGCGCGACGACGCGGAGCTGCGCGACAAAGTCGACAGCTGGATCGTGCGGGCCGCCCAGCATCTGGTCTCGCAGTATGGGGTCGAGATCACCGCGATCATCACCGACACGATCGAACGCTGGGATGCCGAGGAGGCGAGTCGGCGGATCGAACTGCATGTGGGCCGTGACCTGCAATTCATCCGGATCAACGGAACCGTGGTCGGATCGCTGGCCGGGCTGGTCATCTACACGATCGCGCAGCTGTTCTTCTAG
- a CDS encoding TetR/AcrR family transcriptional regulator: MTEQVPAAIVKTDGRKRRWHQHKVERRNELVDGTIDAIRRHGRYLSMDEIAAEIGVSKTVLYRYFVDKNDLTTAVMMRFAQTTLIPNMAAALTSNLDGLDLTREVIRVYVDTVANEPEPYRFVMANSSASKSKVIADSERIIARMIAVLMRRRMLQAGIDTGGAEPWSYLIVGGVQLATHSWMSNPRMTRDELIDYLTMLSWNALCGIVEVGGSLEKFREEPHPSPIVPPREP; this comes from the coding sequence GTGACAGAGCAAGTCCCGGCCGCAATCGTGAAGACCGACGGTCGCAAGCGGCGCTGGCATCAACACAAGGTTGAGCGCCGCAACGAGCTCGTTGACGGCACGATCGACGCAATCCGCCGACACGGCCGCTACCTCAGCATGGACGAAATCGCTGCGGAGATCGGCGTTTCCAAGACCGTTCTGTACCGCTACTTCGTCGACAAGAACGACCTGACGACGGCAGTGATGATGCGCTTCGCGCAGACCACGCTGATTCCGAACATGGCCGCCGCGCTGACATCAAATCTCGATGGCCTCGACCTCACCCGCGAGGTCATCCGCGTCTACGTCGACACCGTGGCAAACGAACCCGAGCCCTACCGATTCGTGATGGCGAACAGCTCGGCCAGCAAGAGCAAGGTGATCGCCGATTCCGAGCGGATCATCGCCCGCATGATCGCGGTGCTGATGCGCCGGCGCATGCTGCAGGCCGGAATCGACACCGGCGGCGCGGAACCGTGGTCCTACTTGATCGTCGGCGGTGTGCAGTTGGCCACCCACTCGTGGATGTCGAATCCGCGGATGACCAGAGACGAACTGATCGACTACCTGACCATGCTGAGCTGGAACGCACTGTGCGGAATTGTCGAAGTCGGCGGATCCCTGGAGAAGTTCCGCGAGGAGCCGCATCCTTCGCCGATCGTGCCGCCACGGGAGCCGTAG
- the pcaA gene encoding cyclopropane mycolic acid synthase PcaA, which yields MAVQLTPHFRNVQAHYDLSDDFFRLFLDPSQTYSCAFFERDDMTLEEAQLAKIDLSLSKLGLEPGMTLLDIGCGWGATLRRAIEKYDVNVVGLTLSENQAEHVQKSFDQLDTERTRRVLLEGWEKFDEPVDRIISIGAFEHFGRARWARFFEMAYSALPADGVMMLHTIVRPAFKEARAKGLPLTHEVVHFTQFILAEIFPGGWLPTPQLVEEHASDAGFKLTRTQSLQLHYARTLDMWAAALEANKDAAIETQSQKVYDRYMKYLTGCANLFRQGYTDVDQFTLEK from the coding sequence ATGGCCGTGCAGCTCACGCCGCATTTCCGCAACGTGCAGGCGCACTACGACCTGTCTGACGATTTCTTCCGGCTCTTTCTGGACCCCTCGCAGACCTACAGCTGTGCGTTCTTCGAACGCGACGATATGACCCTGGAAGAGGCGCAGCTCGCCAAGATCGACCTGTCGCTGTCCAAGCTGGGCCTCGAGCCCGGGATGACGCTGCTGGATATCGGCTGCGGCTGGGGCGCCACGCTGCGGCGGGCCATCGAGAAATACGACGTCAACGTCGTGGGCCTGACGTTGTCGGAGAACCAGGCCGAACACGTGCAGAAGTCGTTCGATCAGCTGGACACCGAGCGCACCCGACGGGTGCTGCTGGAAGGCTGGGAGAAGTTCGACGAGCCGGTCGACCGGATCATTTCGATCGGTGCGTTCGAGCACTTCGGGCGCGCGCGCTGGGCCCGCTTCTTCGAGATGGCCTACTCGGCGCTGCCGGCAGACGGCGTGATGATGCTGCACACCATCGTGCGCCCGGCGTTCAAGGAAGCCAGGGCCAAGGGCCTCCCGCTGACCCACGAAGTCGTGCACTTCACCCAGTTCATCCTGGCCGAGATCTTCCCGGGCGGCTGGCTGCCCACCCCCCAGTTGGTGGAAGAGCACGCCTCGGATGCCGGCTTCAAGCTCACCCGGACCCAATCCCTGCAGCTGCACTACGCGCGCACCCTGGACATGTGGGCGGCGGCGCTGGAGGCCAACAAGGACGCGGCGATCGAGACGCAGTCGCAGAAGGTCTACGACCGGTACATGAAGTACCTGACCGGCTGCGCCAACCTGTTCCGTCAGGGCTACACCGACGTCGACCAGTTCACGCTGGAGAAGTAA
- a CDS encoding cyclopropane mycolic acid synthase family methyltransferase, which produces MTQLRPYYEESQSIYDVSDEFFALFLDPTMGYTCAYFERDDMTLEEAQNAKFDLALGKLNLEPGMTLLDIGCGWGGALQRAVEKFDVNVIGITLSRNQFEYSKARMAKVPTERSVEIRLQGWEEFEDRVDRIVTIGAFEAFKSERYPAFFDRAYNILPDDGRMLLHTILAQTQKSMHENGIKLTMKDIRFAKFIGDVIFPGGQLPSIEDLLKLAPDAGFSVEKVQLLQPHYARTLNMWAANLEANKDRAIEIQSEEIYDRYMHYLTGCENFFRKGITDVGQFTCVK; this is translated from the coding sequence ATGACGCAGCTCAGGCCGTATTACGAAGAGTCGCAGTCCATCTACGACGTGTCGGATGAGTTTTTCGCATTGTTCCTAGACCCGACGATGGGCTACACCTGCGCCTACTTCGAGCGTGACGACATGACGCTGGAGGAAGCCCAGAACGCCAAGTTCGACCTGGCGCTGGGCAAGCTGAACCTCGAGCCGGGCATGACCTTGCTCGACATCGGCTGCGGCTGGGGCGGCGCGCTGCAGCGCGCGGTCGAGAAGTTCGACGTCAACGTCATCGGAATCACGCTCAGCCGCAACCAATTTGAATACAGCAAGGCCAGAATGGCTAAGGTCCCGACCGAGCGCTCCGTCGAGATTCGGCTGCAGGGCTGGGAAGAATTCGAGGACCGGGTCGACCGGATCGTCACCATCGGCGCGTTCGAAGCGTTCAAGTCGGAGCGTTACCCGGCGTTCTTCGACCGTGCCTACAACATTCTTCCGGACGACGGCCGGATGTTGCTGCACACAATTCTGGCGCAGACCCAGAAGTCGATGCACGAAAACGGCATCAAACTGACGATGAAAGACATTCGTTTCGCCAAGTTCATCGGCGACGTGATTTTCCCGGGCGGACAGCTGCCGTCGATAGAGGACCTGCTCAAGCTCGCTCCGGACGCCGGATTCTCGGTCGAAAAGGTGCAATTGCTGCAGCCGCATTACGCCCGGACGCTGAACATGTGGGCCGCCAACCTCGAGGCCAACAAGGACAGGGCGATCGAAATCCAGTCCGAAGAGATCTACGACCGCTATATGCACTACCTGACGGGGTGCGAGAACTTCTTCCGCAAGGGCATCACCGACGTGGGGCAGTTCACCTGCGTGAAGTAG
- a CDS encoding 3-hydroxybutyryl-CoA dehydrogenase, with amino-acid sequence MSDKGIQRVGVVGAGQMGSGIAEVSVRAGVAVTVYETTEALITAGRNRIVKSLERGVSAGKVTERERDRALSQLSFTTDLNDLADRQLVIEAIIEDEAVKAEVFAKLDEVITDPDAVLASNTSSIPIMKIAAATKNPQRVLGLHFFNPVPVLPLVELVSTLVTDEGAAARTEEFAGAVLGKQVVRCSDRSGFVVNALLVPYLLSAIRMVEAGFATVEDVDKAVVAGLSHPMGPLRLSDLVGLDTLKLIADKMFEEFKEPHYGPPPLLLRMVEAGMLGKKSGRGFYTY; translated from the coding sequence GTGAGCGACAAAGGGATTCAGCGGGTTGGGGTTGTCGGGGCCGGCCAGATGGGGTCCGGAATCGCCGAGGTCTCGGTCCGCGCCGGCGTCGCCGTCACGGTGTACGAGACCACCGAGGCGCTGATCACCGCGGGGCGCAACCGCATCGTCAAATCGCTGGAGCGCGGCGTCAGCGCGGGCAAGGTGACCGAGCGTGAGCGTGACCGCGCCCTGAGCCAGCTCAGCTTCACCACCGACCTCAACGACCTCGCCGACCGCCAGCTGGTGATCGAGGCGATCATCGAGGACGAGGCCGTCAAGGCGGAGGTTTTCGCGAAGCTCGACGAGGTGATCACCGATCCGGACGCGGTGCTGGCGTCGAACACGTCGAGCATTCCGATCATGAAGATCGCGGCGGCCACCAAGAACCCGCAGCGGGTGCTGGGCTTGCACTTCTTCAACCCGGTGCCGGTGCTGCCGCTGGTCGAATTGGTCAGCACGCTGGTTACCGACGAAGGCGCCGCCGCGCGCACCGAGGAGTTCGCCGGCGCGGTGCTGGGCAAGCAGGTGGTGCGGTGCTCCGACCGGTCCGGATTCGTGGTGAACGCCCTCCTGGTGCCCTATCTGCTCTCGGCGATCCGGATGGTGGAGGCGGGATTCGCGACCGTCGAGGATGTCGACAAGGCGGTCGTTGCCGGCCTGTCGCACCCGATGGGCCCGCTGCGGCTGTCTGATCTTGTTGGGTTGGACACACTCAAACTGATTGCCGACAAGATGTTCGAAGAATTCAAAGAACCGCATTACGGTCCCCCGCCACTGCTGCTCCGCATGGTCGAGGCGGGCATGTTGGGTAAGAAATCCGGTCGGGGTTTCTACACGTACTGA
- the aceA gene encoding isocitrate lyase: MSVVGTPKSAEQIQHDWDTNPRWKDTSRTYTASDVVALQGSVVEEHTLARRGAEVLWEQLHDLEYINALGALTGNMAVQQVRAGLKAIYLSGWQVAGDANLSGHTYPDQSLYPANSVPQVIRRINNALLRADEIAKVEGDRSVQNWLAPIVADGEAGFGGALNVYELQKAMIAAGVAGSHWEDQLASEKKCGHLGGKVLIPTQQHIRTLTSARLAADVAGVPTVVIARTDAEAATLITSDVDERDQPFITGERTKEGFYRVRNGLEPCIARAKAYAPYSDLIWMETGTPDLDLAAKFAEGVKSEFPDQMLAYNCSPSFNWRKHLDDSTIAKFQKELGAMGFKFQFITLAGFHALNYSMFDLAYGYARNQMSAYVELQEREFAAEERGYTATKHQREVGAGYFDRIATTVDPTSSTTALTGSTEEGQFH, from the coding sequence ATGTCTGTCGTTGGCACCCCGAAGAGCGCCGAGCAGATCCAGCACGACTGGGACACCAACCCCCGTTGGAAGGACACCAGCCGCACCTACACCGCTTCCGATGTGGTGGCCCTGCAGGGCAGCGTCGTCGAGGAGCACACCCTGGCCCGCCGCGGCGCCGAGGTGTTGTGGGAGCAGTTGCACGACCTGGAGTACATCAACGCCCTCGGTGCCCTGACCGGCAACATGGCCGTGCAGCAGGTGCGCGCCGGCCTGAAGGCCATCTACCTGTCCGGGTGGCAGGTCGCCGGTGACGCCAACCTGTCCGGCCACACCTACCCCGACCAGAGCCTGTACCCGGCCAACTCGGTGCCGCAGGTCATCCGTCGCATCAACAACGCGCTGCTGCGCGCCGACGAGATCGCCAAGGTCGAGGGTGACCGGTCGGTGCAGAACTGGCTGGCGCCGATCGTCGCCGACGGCGAGGCCGGCTTCGGCGGTGCTCTCAACGTGTACGAGCTTCAGAAGGCGATGATCGCTGCAGGCGTCGCGGGGTCGCACTGGGAAGATCAGCTGGCTTCGGAGAAGAAGTGCGGCCACCTCGGTGGCAAGGTGCTGATCCCGACTCAGCAGCACATCCGAACCCTGACCTCGGCGCGTCTGGCGGCCGACGTCGCCGGTGTGCCGACGGTCGTGATCGCCCGTACCGACGCCGAGGCGGCCACCTTGATCACCTCGGACGTCGACGAGCGCGACCAGCCGTTCATCACCGGTGAGCGGACCAAGGAAGGCTTCTACCGCGTCCGCAACGGCCTCGAGCCGTGCATCGCGCGGGCCAAGGCCTACGCGCCGTACTCCGACCTGATCTGGATGGAGACCGGAACCCCGGACCTCGATCTCGCGGCCAAGTTCGCCGAGGGCGTCAAGTCCGAGTTCCCCGACCAGATGCTGGCCTACAACTGCTCGCCTTCCTTCAACTGGCGCAAGCACCTGGACGACTCCACCATCGCGAAGTTCCAAAAAGAGCTTGGCGCAATGGGATTCAAGTTCCAGTTCATCACGCTGGCCGGCTTCCACGCGCTGAACTACTCGATGTTCGATCTGGCCTACGGCTACGCCCGCAACCAGATGAGCGCCTACGTCGAGCTGCAGGAGCGCGAGTTCGCTGCCGAGGAGCGCGGCTACACCGCGACCAAGCACCAGCGCGAGGTCGGTGCGGGTTACTTCGACCGCATCGCCACCACGGTGGACCCGACGTCGTCGACCACCGCGCTGACCGGCTCCACCGAAGAGGGTCAGTTTCACTGA
- a CDS encoding acyl-[acyl-carrier-protein] thioesterase: MSLDKSMMPVPDGHPDVFDREWPLRIGDIDATGRLRLDAACRHIQDIGSDQLREMGFEETHPLWIVRRTMLDLLRPIEFRDMLRCRRWCSGTSNRWCEMRVRIDGRNGGLIESEAFWIHVSRETEMPSRISDDFLEGLHKTTSVDRLRWKGYLKPGSRDDATEIHEFGVRVTDIDLFDHMNNSVYWSVIEDYLASHPEFMQGPLRVTIEHEAPVALGDKLEIISHVHPAGSTDKFGPGLTDRLVTTLTYAVGDETKAVASLFNL; this comes from the coding sequence GTGAGCCTGGACAAATCAATGATGCCGGTGCCCGACGGTCACCCCGACGTTTTCGACCGCGAATGGCCACTGCGCATCGGCGACATCGACGCCACCGGCCGGTTGCGCCTGGACGCCGCGTGCCGGCACATCCAGGACATCGGGTCGGACCAGCTGCGCGAGATGGGCTTTGAGGAGACTCACCCGCTGTGGATCGTCCGGCGCACGATGCTCGACCTGCTGCGCCCGATCGAGTTCCGCGACATGCTGCGGTGTCGCAGATGGTGTTCGGGCACCTCGAACCGGTGGTGTGAGATGCGGGTTCGCATCGACGGGCGCAACGGTGGCCTGATCGAATCCGAGGCCTTCTGGATCCACGTCAGCCGGGAGACCGAGATGCCGTCGCGCATCTCCGACGACTTCCTCGAGGGCCTGCATAAGACCACGTCCGTGGACCGGCTGCGCTGGAAGGGCTATTTGAAGCCGGGCAGCCGCGACGACGCCACCGAGATCCACGAGTTCGGAGTCCGGGTCACCGACATCGACCTGTTCGACCACATGAACAACTCGGTGTACTGGAGCGTCATCGAGGACTACCTGGCGTCGCACCCCGAGTTCATGCAGGGGCCGCTGCGCGTCACCATCGAGCACGAGGCGCCGGTGGCGCTCGGCGACAAGCTGGAGATCATCTCGCACGTGCATCCGGCGGGATCGACCGACAAATTCGGCCCCGGGCTGACCGATCGCCTTGTTACAACGCTCACATATGCGGTCGGCGACGAGACGAAAGCGGTTGCGTCGCTCTTTAATCTCTAA
- the ramB gene encoding acetate metabolism transcriptional regulator RamB → MSKTFVGSRVRQLRNERGFSQAALAQLLEISPSYLNQIEHDVRPLTVAVLLRISEVFGVDATFFASQDDTRLVAELREVTMDRDLDINVDPPEVADMVNAHPALARAVVNLHRRYRLTTAQLAAATEERYSDGSGSGSITMPHEEVRDYFYQRQNYLHELDTAAEDLTIHTRLHHGDLARELTRRLTEVHGVHINRRIDLGDTVLHRYDPKTKTLEISNHLSLGQQVFKMAAELAYLEFGDLIDSMVADGKFTSEESHTLARLGLANYFAAAAVLPYRQFHDVTENFRYDVERLSAFYSVSYETIAHRLSTMQRPSMRGVPFSFVRVDRAGNMSKRQSATGFHFSSSGGTCPLWNVYETFANPGKILVQIAQMPDGRNYMWVARTVERRAARYGQPGKTFAIGLGCELRHAHRLVYSEGLDLSGDVATPIGAGCRVCERDNCPQRAFPALGRALDLDEHRSTVSPYLVKQP, encoded by the coding sequence ATGTCCAAAACGTTCGTCGGCTCCCGCGTTCGCCAGTTGCGTAACGAGCGGGGGTTCTCGCAAGCCGCGCTGGCCCAATTGCTGGAGATCTCGCCGAGCTACCTCAACCAGATCGAGCACGACGTTCGCCCGCTGACGGTGGCCGTGCTGCTGCGGATCAGCGAAGTGTTCGGCGTGGACGCCACCTTCTTCGCCTCCCAGGACGACACCCGCCTGGTCGCCGAGCTGCGCGAGGTGACCATGGATCGCGATCTGGACATCAACGTCGACCCACCCGAGGTCGCCGACATGGTCAACGCCCATCCCGCCCTGGCCCGCGCGGTGGTCAACCTGCACCGGCGCTACCGGCTCACCACCGCGCAGCTGGCCGCCGCTACCGAGGAGCGCTACTCCGACGGCAGCGGCAGCGGATCCATCACGATGCCGCACGAAGAGGTGCGCGACTACTTCTACCAGCGACAGAACTACCTGCACGAGCTCGACACCGCCGCCGAAGACCTGACGATCCACACCCGGCTGCACCACGGCGACCTGGCCCGCGAGTTGACGCGGCGGCTCACCGAGGTGCACGGCGTCCACATCAACAGGCGCATCGACCTCGGCGACACGGTGCTGCACCGCTACGACCCCAAGACCAAGACGCTGGAGATCAGCAATCACCTCTCGCTGGGTCAGCAGGTCTTCAAGATGGCCGCCGAATTGGCCTACCTCGAGTTCGGCGACCTGATCGACAGCATGGTCGCCGACGGCAAATTCACCAGCGAGGAGTCCCATACGCTGGCCCGGCTGGGACTGGCCAACTACTTCGCCGCCGCCGCGGTGCTGCCCTATCGCCAATTCCACGACGTCACCGAGAATTTCCGCTACGACGTCGAGCGGCTGTCGGCGTTCTACTCGGTGAGCTACGAAACCATCGCGCACCGGCTGTCGACGATGCAACGGCCGTCGATGCGGGGCGTGCCGTTCTCGTTCGTTCGGGTGGATCGCGCCGGCAATATGTCGAAACGTCAGTCCGCCACCGGTTTTCACTTCTCCTCCAGCGGCGGCACCTGCCCGCTGTGGAACGTCTACGAGACGTTTGCCAACCCGGGCAAGATCCTGGTGCAGATCGCCCAGATGCCCGACGGCCGCAACTACATGTGGGTGGCCCGCACCGTGGAACGCCGCGCTGCCCGGTATGGTCAGCCAGGTAAAACCTTCGCGATCGGGCTGGGCTGCGAGCTGCGGCACGCGCACCGGCTCGTCTACTCGGAAGGACTGGACTTGTCGGGAGACGTCGCCACACCCATCGGCGCGGGTTGCCGTGTCTGCGAACGCGATAACTGTCCACAACGCGCGTTCCCGGCATTGGGACGCGCCCTCGATCTCGACGAGCACCGCAGCACGGTGTCGCCGTACTTGGTGAAGCAGCCATGA
- a CDS encoding carboxymuconolactone decarboxylase family protein yields the protein MSGAQTGHVARIPSSTKFRRLGPINWLLAKGAARKLQAPEMHLFTTLGQRQGLFWAWSLYGGRLLRGRLPRVDTELVILRVAHLRSSEYELQHHRKMGRRFGLDAHMQATIFAWPDVPDGDGPRVILSARQQALLTATDELIKNRSVSEDTWQQLAMHLDRHRLIEFCLLATQYDGLAATISALNIELDNPK from the coding sequence ATGAGTGGCGCGCAGACCGGCCACGTCGCCCGCATCCCGTCGTCCACCAAATTTCGCCGGCTGGGCCCGATCAACTGGCTGCTGGCCAAAGGGGCCGCCCGCAAATTGCAGGCGCCCGAGATGCATCTGTTCACCACGCTCGGTCAGCGCCAAGGACTGTTTTGGGCGTGGTCGCTGTACGGCGGCCGGCTGCTGCGCGGCCGACTGCCCCGAGTGGACACCGAATTGGTGATCCTGCGCGTCGCGCATCTGCGATCGAGCGAATATGAGCTGCAGCACCATCGGAAGATGGGACGCCGATTCGGTCTGGACGCTCACATGCAGGCGACGATCTTCGCCTGGCCCGACGTTCCGGACGGCGACGGACCCCGGGTGATACTGAGCGCCCGGCAACAGGCGCTGTTGACCGCGACCGACGAGCTGATCAAGAACCGGTCCGTCAGCGAGGACACCTGGCAGCAACTGGCGATGCACCTCGACCGGCACCGACTCATCGAATTCTGCTTGCTTGCAACACAATACGACGGGCTGGCGGCGACGATATCCGCCCTCAACATCGAGTTGGACAACCCGAAGTAA